The genomic DNA CCCGGCGGGAAGTGTAAAAGACAGGGTCGCTAAGTATATAATTGAACAAGCTGAAATCACCGGTAAGCTTAAGCCGGGCTCTACAATAGTCGAGGCGACAAGCGGCAATACAGGAATTGCACTGGCGTTTGTCGGCAGACTTAAAGGCTACAAGGTCATAATATGTATGCCGTCGGATATGAGCGAGGAACGCAAGAAGATCATACGGGCACTCGGAGCCGAATTAGTCGAGACCCCCGCCCAGGAGAGCATCGCAGGATCAGTGGCTAAAGCTGAGGACATCAGACGCCAAATACCCGACTCGTTTTTGATGGGGCAGTTCGTGAACCCACTCAACCCTGAGATCCACTACAAGACCACCGCAGTAGAGATATGGGAACAGATGGAAGGTCACGTAGACGGCTATTGCGCCGGTGTTGGAAGCGGCGGTACTCTGGGTGGAGTTGCCAAGTTTCTCAAGGAAAAGAACCCCAATGTGCGAATAGCGGCTGTGGAGCCGAGAAACTCTGCCGCCCTACTCGGACATGAGCCGGGGCTGCATCAGATTCAAGGAATAGGTGATGGGTTCGTGCCTCCTGTGCTGGACGTAGAACTCATTGACGAGGTCATCACCGTAACCGACGACGATGCCATTAACACTACCCGAAGCCTCGCAAGCATAGAAGGTGCGCTTGTCGGCACATCATCAGGAGCAAACGTTTGGGCGGCGATGCAGCTTGTCAAAAAGCTCGGACCCAGCGCCAGAGTGGCTACTGTTATGCCGGACCGCGTTGAGAGATATTTCAGCACAAGCCTTATCTAGCATTTGCGAAACAGACCTACCCAAAGGAATGGTTCACCAAATAGATCGCCCTTGGAGTGCTTACACATCTGTCGCAATTCAAGCACATCAAAATACGGGCTGAAGATGTTCATCAGCCTTTGCTTTGAATATCCCAGGCCACCGTGCATACTGCGATCTCTATAGACTTGCCAGTCGGTAATATCAGCTCCGCCCATCTCCTCAGGCGGCGCTGCGCCCATACAGGTCAAGCCAAATGCTCCGCCGGGTTTGAGCGCAGTAGTTATCAGCGAGGTAAAAGACATCCTGCGATGCGGTGGTATATGATGGAAGCACCCACAATCA from Armatimonadota bacterium includes the following:
- the cysK gene encoding cysteine synthase A; this translates as MNTNTRSACVDNILDLVGNTPMLHLCKIAGGNVWAKAEFLNPAGSVKDRVAKYIIEQAEITGKLKPGSTIVEATSGNTGIALAFVGRLKGYKVIICMPSDMSEERKKIIRALGAELVETPAQESIAGSVAKAEDIRRQIPDSFLMGQFVNPLNPEIHYKTTAVEIWEQMEGHVDGYCAGVGSGGTLGGVAKFLKEKNPNVRIAAVEPRNSAALLGHEPGLHQIQGIGDGFVPPVLDVELIDEVITVTDDDAINTTRSLASIEGALVGTSSGANVWAAMQLVKKLGPSARVATVMPDRVERYFSTSLI